Proteins from a single region of Streptomyces spectabilis:
- a CDS encoding ABC-F family ATP-binding cassette domain-containing protein: protein MNGTLVAKQLAAGHGDRSLFEGLDLVVAPGDVIGLVGANGAGKSTLLRLLAGVDTPESGRISLSPPAAIVGHLPQEPDRRPGESIRAFLSRRTGVTAAQLTMDEATEGLVAGAPGADDAYAASLERWLALGGADLDERAEDVARSLGLGVDLDQEMTSLSGGQAARAGLASLLLSRYDVFLLDEPTNDLDLAGLERLEEFVRGLRAGTVVVSHDREFLSRTVTKVLELDLAQQQINLYGGGYDAYLEEREVARRHARDEYEEYADKKAALQDRAQMQRSWMDKGVKNARRKATDSDKLGRKFRSEASEKQAAKARQTQRMLERLDVVDEPRKEWQLQMEIAAAPRSGAVVATLRDAVVRRGPFTLGPVHLQLDWADRVAITGANGSGKTTLLRALLGRTPVDAGHAALGSGVVVGEVDQARAHFHGEETLLDAFRAAVPDTEPAEIRTLLAKFGLKADHVLRSAATLSPGERTRAALALLQGRGVNLLVLDEPTNHLDLPAIEQLESALDTYEGTLLLVTHDRRMLDAVRVTRRLEVTDGKVTERRAP from the coding sequence ATGAATGGAACCCTCGTCGCCAAGCAACTCGCCGCCGGCCACGGCGACCGCTCCCTCTTCGAGGGACTCGACCTCGTTGTCGCCCCCGGCGACGTCATCGGCCTCGTCGGCGCGAACGGCGCCGGCAAGTCCACCCTGCTCCGCCTGCTCGCGGGCGTCGACACTCCGGAGTCCGGCCGGATCAGCCTGTCGCCGCCCGCGGCGATCGTCGGACACCTGCCGCAGGAGCCCGACCGCCGCCCCGGCGAGTCGATCCGCGCGTTCCTGTCCCGGCGCACCGGGGTCACCGCCGCACAGCTGACGATGGACGAGGCGACCGAGGGCCTCGTCGCGGGCGCGCCCGGCGCCGACGACGCGTACGCGGCGAGCCTGGAGCGCTGGCTCGCCCTCGGCGGCGCCGACCTCGACGAGCGCGCCGAGGACGTCGCGCGGTCGCTGGGCCTGGGCGTGGACCTCGACCAGGAGATGACGTCCCTTTCCGGCGGCCAGGCCGCCCGCGCGGGCCTGGCCTCGCTGCTGCTCTCGCGCTACGACGTCTTCCTGCTCGACGAGCCCACCAACGACCTGGACCTCGCGGGCCTGGAGCGCCTCGAGGAGTTCGTGCGCGGCCTGCGCGCGGGCACCGTGGTCGTCAGCCACGACCGCGAGTTCCTCTCCCGCACCGTCACCAAGGTCCTCGAACTCGACCTGGCGCAGCAGCAGATCAACCTGTACGGCGGCGGCTACGACGCCTATCTGGAGGAGCGCGAGGTCGCCCGCCGCCACGCCCGCGACGAGTACGAGGAGTACGCCGACAAGAAGGCCGCGCTCCAGGACCGGGCCCAGATGCAGCGGTCGTGGATGGACAAGGGCGTGAAGAACGCCCGCCGCAAGGCCACCGACAGCGACAAGCTGGGCCGCAAGTTCCGCAGCGAGGCCAGCGAGAAGCAGGCCGCGAAGGCCCGTCAGACGCAGCGGATGCTGGAGCGGCTCGACGTCGTCGACGAGCCCCGCAAGGAGTGGCAGCTGCAGATGGAGATCGCCGCGGCCCCGCGCTCCGGCGCCGTGGTCGCCACGCTGCGCGACGCCGTGGTGCGCCGCGGTCCGTTCACGCTCGGCCCGGTGCACCTCCAGCTCGACTGGGCCGACCGCGTCGCCATCACCGGCGCGAACGGCTCCGGCAAGACGACGCTGCTGCGCGCCCTGCTCGGCCGCACCCCCGTGGACGCGGGGCACGCCGCGCTCGGCTCCGGCGTCGTGGTGGGCGAGGTCGACCAGGCGCGGGCCCACTTCCACGGCGAGGAGACGCTGCTCGACGCCTTCCGCGCGGCCGTGCCCGACACCGAACCGGCCGAGATCCGCACGCTCCTCGCCAAGTTCGGTCTGAAGGCCGACCACGTACTGCGCTCCGCGGCGACCCTCTCCCCGGGCGAGCGCACCCGCGCCGCGCTCGCGCTGCTCCAGGGCCGGGGTGTGAACCTGCTGGTCCTCGACGAGCCGACGAACCACCTCGACCTGCCCGCCATCGAGCAGCTGGAGTCCGCGCTCGACACCTACGAGGGCACGCTGCTCCTGGTCACGCACGACCGCCGCATGCTGGACGCCGTACGCGTCACCCGCCGCCTGGAGGTAACAGACGGCAAGGTGACCGAACGGCGCGCCCCGTAG
- a CDS encoding Tex family protein, whose protein sequence is MAPLQTSAPASIESRIAEELGVRERQVKAAVDLLDGGSTVPFIARYRKEATESLDDAQLRTLEERLRYLRELEERRAAVLESVREQGKLTEELEARIREADTKARLEDIYLPYKPKRRTKAQIAREAGLEPLAEGLLGDPAVEPLAAAAAFVDADKGVADAQAALDGARAILTERFSEDADLIGELRERMWVRGRLAAKVREGKEEAGAKFADYFDFAEPFTELPSHRVLALLRGEKEDVLDLVLEPEEATEGPTSFEGTVAQRFGIADRGRPGDKWLKDTVRWAWRTRILVHLGIDLRLRLRTAAEDEAVRVFASNLRDLLLAAPAGTRATLGLDPGFRTGVKVAVVDATGKVVATDTIYPHVPANKWDESLAKLARLAEEHAVDLVAIGNGTASRETDKLAADLIGRHPELKLTKVMVSEAGASVYSASAFASQELPDLDVSLRGAVSIARRLQDPLAELVKIDPKSIGVGQYQHDLSEVKLSRSLDAVVEDCVNGVGVDVNTASAPLLARVSGIGSGLAENIVAHRDTNGPFRSRKALKDVARLGPKAYEQCAGFLRIRGGDDPLDASSVHPEAYPVVRRMVKEAGVDVPSLIGNTATLRSLKPTAFVDDVFGLPTVTDILKELEKPGRDPRPAFKTATFKEGVEKIGDLSSGMVLEGVVTNVAAFGAFVDVGVHQDGLVHVSAMSKTFVKDPRDVVKPGDIVKVKVLDVDVPRKRVSLTLRLDDEPAKGSAPGEGRRERGGRPPQQRQQQPRGGQQNRGGRAKGSAPRQGPPPANDAMAEALRRAGLVDPKRR, encoded by the coding sequence GTGGCACCTTTGCAGACGTCGGCTCCAGCGTCCATCGAAAGCAGGATCGCCGAGGAACTCGGCGTACGGGAGCGGCAGGTCAAGGCCGCCGTCGACCTGCTCGACGGCGGGTCGACGGTGCCTTTCATCGCGCGCTACCGCAAGGAGGCGACCGAGTCGCTCGACGACGCGCAGCTGCGCACGCTCGAAGAGCGCCTGCGCTATCTGCGCGAGCTGGAGGAGCGGCGCGCCGCCGTCCTCGAATCGGTGCGCGAGCAGGGCAAGCTCACCGAAGAGCTGGAGGCGCGCATCCGCGAGGCCGACACCAAGGCCCGCCTCGAGGACATCTATCTGCCGTACAAGCCCAAGCGGCGCACCAAGGCCCAGATCGCCCGCGAGGCGGGTCTTGAGCCGCTGGCCGAAGGGCTGCTCGGCGACCCGGCCGTGGAGCCGCTGGCGGCCGCTGCCGCGTTCGTCGACGCCGACAAGGGCGTCGCGGACGCGCAGGCCGCGCTCGACGGCGCCCGGGCCATCCTCACCGAGCGCTTCTCCGAGGACGCCGACCTGATCGGCGAGCTGCGCGAGCGCATGTGGGTGCGCGGGCGGCTCGCCGCCAAGGTGCGCGAGGGCAAGGAGGAGGCGGGCGCGAAGTTCGCCGACTACTTCGACTTCGCCGAGCCGTTCACGGAGCTGCCCTCGCACCGCGTCCTGGCCCTGCTGCGCGGCGAGAAGGAAGACGTCCTGGACCTCGTCCTGGAGCCGGAGGAGGCCACGGAGGGCCCGACGTCGTTCGAGGGCACGGTGGCCCAGCGCTTCGGCATCGCCGACCGCGGCCGTCCCGGCGACAAGTGGCTGAAGGACACGGTCCGCTGGGCCTGGCGCACCCGCATCCTGGTGCACCTGGGCATCGACCTGCGGCTGCGCCTGCGCACCGCCGCCGAGGACGAGGCCGTGCGGGTCTTCGCCTCGAACCTGCGCGACCTGCTGCTCGCCGCCCCGGCGGGCACGCGCGCGACGCTCGGCCTGGACCCGGGTTTCCGTACGGGCGTGAAGGTCGCCGTCGTGGACGCGACCGGCAAGGTCGTCGCGACGGACACGATCTACCCGCACGTCCCGGCGAACAAGTGGGACGAGTCCCTCGCGAAGCTCGCCCGGCTCGCCGAGGAGCACGCGGTCGACCTGGTCGCGATCGGCAACGGCACGGCGTCGCGCGAGACGGACAAGCTCGCCGCCGACCTGATCGGCAGGCACCCGGAGCTGAAGCTCACCAAGGTGATGGTCTCCGAGGCGGGCGCTTCGGTGTACTCGGCCTCCGCGTTCGCCTCCCAGGAGCTGCCGGACCTGGACGTGTCGCTGCGCGGCGCCGTCTCCATCGCTCGCCGCCTCCAGGACCCGCTCGCCGAGCTGGTGAAGATCGACCCGAAGTCCATCGGCGTCGGCCAGTACCAGCACGACCTGTCCGAGGTGAAGCTGTCCCGCTCCCTCGACGCGGTCGTCGAGGACTGTGTGAACGGCGTGGGCGTGGACGTGAACACGGCCTCGGCCCCGCTGCTCGCCCGCGTCTCCGGCATCGGCTCCGGCCTCGCCGAGAACATCGTGGCGCACCGCGACACGAACGGCCCCTTCCGCAGCCGCAAGGCCCTCAAGGACGTCGCGCGCCTCGGCCCGAAGGCGTACGAGCAGTGCGCGGGCTTCCTGCGCATCCGCGGCGGCGACGACCCGCTGGACGCCTCCAGCGTGCACCCCGAGGCGTACCCGGTGGTGCGGCGGATGGTGAAGGAGGCGGGCGTCGACGTGCCGTCCCTCATCGGCAACACGGCGACGCTGCGCTCCTTGAAGCCCACCGCCTTCGTGGACGACGTCTTCGGTCTGCCGACCGTCACGGACATCCTCAAGGAGCTGGAGAAGCCCGGCCGCGACCCGCGACCCGCCTTCAAGACGGCCACGTTCAAGGAGGGCGTCGAGAAGATCGGCGACCTGTCCTCCGGGATGGTGCTCGAAGGCGTCGTCACGAACGTCGCGGCGTTCGGCGCGTTCGTCGACGTCGGCGTGCACCAGGACGGCCTGGTGCACGTCTCCGCGATGTCCAAGACCTTCGTCAAGGACCCGCGGGACGTGGTGAAGCCGGGCGACATCGTGAAGGTGAAGGTCCTGGACGTCGACGTGCCGCGCAAGCGCGTCTCGCTGACGCTGCGTCTGGACGACGAGCCCGCCAAGGGCTCCGCCCCGGGTGAGGGCCGCAGGGAGCGTGGCGGGCGGCCGCCGCAGCAGCGGCAGCAGCAGCCCCGCGGGGGGCAGCAGAACCGGGGCGGCCGTGCCAAGGGGAGCGCCCCTCGGCAGGGACCGCCGCCTGCGAACGACGCCATGGCGGAGGCGCTGCGCCGGGCCGGGTTGGTCGACCCCAAGCGCCGTTAG
- a CDS encoding LPFR motif small protein: protein MFRAIADVLRQIGAALATVVTLPFRALARLFGGASRSGRRGGGGARRPGRTRRV from the coding sequence GTGTTCCGTGCTATCGCGGACGTGCTGCGACAGATCGGGGCGGCGCTCGCGACGGTGGTGACGCTGCCGTTCCGGGCCCTGGCCCGGCTCTTCGGCGGAGCCTCCCGTTCCGGGCGTCGTGGCGGAGGAGGCGCGCGACGGCCGGGGCGGACCCGCCGGGTCTGA
- a CDS encoding SCO6745 family protein: protein MTSPTASPTSSSATGAGPHPRAGRRCHSVLNTLHSTHYFAPDLGRELGALGITHPRAVNFAARAAAMGAVGAGTVTAAFFSYRPETVAEHVPAVWRAAAPGDVLAARLRAVDTTLRRLLGDEAVASPEMAEAARLALRATEACVRSARPLYAAHADLPVPDEPHLAYWHAATLLREHRGDGHLAALLDAELDAVEALVSHTATGKGMTPKRNLLTRGWAQEDWDGAVERLRARGVVDAEGELTQTGVALRQAVEERTDRLDRAPYAHLGEAGVERLTELGGAFAQAALRAGAFPADLLGKA, encoded by the coding sequence ATGACCTCTCCCACGGCCTCCCCCACGAGCTCGTCCGCGACCGGTGCGGGCCCGCACCCGCGCGCGGGACGGCGCTGTCACAGCGTGCTCAACACCCTGCACTCCACCCACTACTTCGCCCCCGACCTGGGGCGGGAGCTGGGCGCCCTGGGAATCACGCACCCCAGGGCCGTCAACTTCGCCGCGCGCGCGGCGGCGATGGGTGCCGTCGGCGCCGGGACCGTGACGGCGGCCTTCTTCAGCTACCGGCCGGAGACCGTCGCCGAGCACGTCCCCGCGGTGTGGCGCGCCGCCGCTCCCGGGGACGTCCTGGCGGCGCGCCTGCGGGCCGTGGACACGACGCTGCGGCGCCTTCTCGGCGACGAGGCCGTCGCGTCGCCGGAGATGGCCGAGGCGGCGCGGCTCGCGCTGCGCGCCACGGAGGCCTGCGTGCGCAGCGCCCGACCGCTGTACGCGGCCCACGCCGACCTGCCCGTGCCCGACGAGCCGCACCTGGCGTACTGGCACGCCGCGACGCTGCTGCGCGAGCACCGGGGCGACGGGCACCTGGCCGCGCTCCTGGACGCCGAACTCGACGCCGTGGAGGCCCTGGTGAGCCACACGGCGACCGGCAAGGGCATGACGCCCAAGCGGAACCTGCTCACGCGCGGCTGGGCCCAGGAGGACTGGGACGGGGCCGTGGAGCGGCTGCGGGCGCGCGGAGTCGTGGACGCCGAGGGCGAGTTGACCCAGACGGGCGTGGCGCTGCGGCAGGCGGTCGAGGAGCGCACCGACCGCCTCGACCGGGCGCCGTACGCGCACCTGGGCGAGGCCGGGGTCGAGCGGCTCACCGAGCTCGGCGGCGCCTTCGCCCAGGCCGCGCTGCGCGCGGGGGCGTTCCCCGCGGACCTGCTCGGCAAGGCGTGA
- a CDS encoding GlxA family transcriptional regulator, whose product MAQRTVLVVLFEGVQSLDVTGPVEVFGGATGPDGGPAYRVCTASLDGAPVRTSSGLTLVPDHTLADAPAPHTLVVPGGIGTRPEVPRLVDWVRAHGPRARRLVSVCTGAVVLARAGLLDGRRATTHWAYCDKLARDHPAVEVQPDPIYVRDGHVATSAGVTAGIDLALALVEEDLGRATALTIARHLVVFLRRPGNQAQFSAQLAAQTASREPLREVQQWITEHPDDDLGVEKLAARARLSPRHFARAFQAETGMTPGKYVDRVRVEHARRLLEDTSRGVEEVSRACGYGTPEAMRRAFLKALGTPPAEYRRRFHAPLPASHPHPVTL is encoded by the coding sequence ATGGCGCAGCGAACCGTCCTGGTCGTCCTCTTCGAAGGCGTGCAGAGTCTCGATGTCACCGGCCCCGTGGAGGTCTTCGGCGGGGCCACCGGGCCCGACGGCGGCCCCGCGTACCGGGTGTGCACCGCGTCCCTCGACGGCGCCCCCGTGCGCACGTCCAGCGGCCTCACCCTGGTCCCCGACCACACCCTGGCGGACGCCCCCGCCCCGCACACCCTGGTCGTGCCCGGCGGCATCGGCACCCGCCCGGAAGTGCCCCGCCTGGTCGACTGGGTGCGCGCCCACGGTCCCCGCGCCCGGCGGCTCGTCTCGGTGTGCACCGGGGCGGTCGTGCTCGCCCGCGCGGGCCTGCTCGACGGCCGCCGCGCGACGACCCACTGGGCGTACTGCGACAAGCTCGCCCGCGACCACCCGGCCGTCGAGGTCCAGCCGGACCCCATCTACGTACGCGACGGGCACGTGGCGACCTCGGCGGGCGTCACGGCGGGCATCGACCTCGCGCTCGCCCTGGTCGAGGAGGACCTGGGCCGCGCGACGGCGCTCACCATCGCCCGCCACCTCGTCGTGTTCCTGCGCCGACCCGGCAACCAGGCGCAGTTCAGCGCCCAGCTCGCCGCGCAGACCGCGAGCCGCGAGCCGCTGCGCGAGGTCCAGCAGTGGATCACCGAGCACCCGGACGACGACCTCGGCGTCGAGAAGCTGGCCGCCCGCGCCCGGCTCTCGCCGCGCCACTTCGCCCGCGCCTTCCAGGCGGAGACCGGCATGACGCCCGGCAAGTACGTCGACCGCGTCCGCGTCGAGCACGCGCGCCGCCTGCTCGAAGACACCTCGCGCGGCGTCGAGGAGGTCTCCCGCGCCTGCGGCTACGGCACCCCGGAGGCGATGCGCCGCGCCTTCCTCAAGGCGCTCGGCACCCCGCCCGCCGAGTACCGCCGCCGCTTCCACGCACCCCTGCCCGCGTCCCACCCGCACCCCGTCACCCTCTAG
- a CDS encoding DJ-1/PfpI family protein produces the protein MQIAIALYERFTALDAIGPYQMLGGIPDAEVVFVAERAGTVRDDSGRLALVADKTFAEVAHPDVLVVPGGPGQSDQMENAPLLDWLRTADATSTWTTSVCTGSLALAAAGLLEGRTATSHWLALGELEKLGVRPSEERVVFDGKYVTAAGVSSGIDMGLALVGRIAGDERARTVQLITEYDPQPPYDAGSPKKAPAHLVEMFREQTRFKDAPA, from the coding sequence ATGCAGATAGCCATCGCCCTGTACGAGCGCTTCACCGCCCTGGACGCGATCGGTCCCTACCAGATGCTCGGCGGTATCCCGGACGCGGAGGTCGTCTTCGTGGCCGAGCGCGCCGGGACCGTGCGCGACGACAGCGGGCGGCTCGCCCTCGTCGCCGACAAGACCTTCGCCGAGGTCGCGCACCCGGACGTGCTCGTGGTCCCCGGCGGACCGGGCCAGAGCGACCAGATGGAGAACGCACCGCTCCTGGACTGGCTGCGCACCGCCGACGCCACCAGCACCTGGACGACGTCCGTGTGCACCGGCTCCCTCGCGCTCGCCGCCGCCGGGCTGCTCGAGGGGCGCACCGCGACGTCCCACTGGCTCGCCCTCGGCGAACTGGAGAAGCTCGGCGTCCGCCCCTCGGAGGAGCGGGTGGTCTTCGACGGCAAGTACGTGACGGCCGCCGGTGTCTCCTCCGGCATCGACATGGGCCTCGCGCTCGTCGGCAGGATCGCCGGCGACGAGCGGGCCCGGACCGTCCAGCTCATCACCGAGTACGACCCGCAGCCGCCCTACGACGCGGGCTCGCCGAAGAAGGCGCCCGCCCACCTCGTGGAGATGTTCCGCGAGCAGACCCGGTTCAAGGACGCCCCGGCGTAG
- a CDS encoding enoyl-CoA hydratase/isomerase family protein, whose protein sequence is MEPQLRQAVADGVATVVIDHRAKRNAMTADMWRALPPLLDALASDPAVRVLVLTGAGDTFCAGADISSLRAEPGRPQELAVRAEEALAAFPKPTLAAVRGYCVGGGCQLAAACDLRFADEDASFAVTPAKLGIVYPASSTRRLAALAGPATAKYLLFSGELISAARALRTGLVDEVLPVGGLDGRVKEFTRVLASRSLLTQAAAKEFAAGRADREAHWADQERGSGDTAEGVAAFLERRQPRFTWTVPEGAATPGRP, encoded by the coding sequence ATGGAGCCGCAGCTGAGGCAGGCCGTCGCGGACGGCGTCGCCACCGTCGTCATCGACCACCGGGCCAAGCGCAACGCCATGACGGCGGACATGTGGCGCGCGCTGCCGCCGCTGCTCGATGCGCTCGCCTCCGACCCGGCGGTCCGCGTGCTGGTCCTCACCGGCGCGGGCGACACCTTCTGCGCGGGCGCCGACATCTCCTCGCTGCGCGCCGAGCCCGGTCGGCCGCAGGAGCTCGCGGTCCGCGCGGAGGAGGCCCTGGCCGCCTTCCCCAAGCCGACGCTCGCGGCGGTGCGCGGGTACTGCGTGGGCGGCGGCTGCCAGCTCGCGGCGGCCTGCGACCTGCGGTTCGCCGACGAGGACGCGTCGTTCGCGGTCACTCCGGCGAAGCTGGGCATCGTCTACCCGGCCTCGTCGACGCGCCGTCTGGCCGCGCTCGCGGGCCCGGCCACGGCGAAGTACCTGCTGTTCTCCGGCGAGTTGATCAGCGCGGCGCGGGCGCTGCGGACGGGCCTGGTGGACGAGGTCCTGCCGGTGGGCGGACTGGACGGGCGCGTGAAGGAGTTCACGCGCGTCCTCGCCTCCCGCTCGCTCCTGACGCAGGCGGCGGCCAAGGAGTTCGCGGCGGGCCGCGCCGACCGAGAGGCCCACTGGGCGGACCAGGAGCGCGGCAGCGGCGACACCGCCGAGGGTGTCGCCGCCTTCCTGGAGCGCAGGCAGCCGCGCTTCACCTGGACCGTGCCGGAGGGTGCGGCTACGCCGGGGCGTCCTTGA
- a CDS encoding HdeD family acid-resistance protein has translation MFGRDKARAAARDATRDQEGPGGADPRALSRSFGWLALLGAVLAVGGLVGLVYAGVATLTSMLLFGWLLLVGGIVALLHAVQSRGTSFFWLGVVVAALNLAAGVVVIRRPDVAAEALTMFAALLFLTGGVFRLVGSLVVRGPQMAVTLLQGAFGVLLGVLVLAGWPSSSQYVIGCFFSLALLFDGLGLLATGIGARRIISLVSDRVGADGGGAQEAVQPEEPVKAAQEGQDQSRN, from the coding sequence ATGTTCGGACGCGACAAGGCGCGCGCTGCGGCGCGCGACGCGACCCGGGACCAGGAAGGCCCCGGCGGCGCGGACCCCAGGGCCCTCAGCCGCAGCTTCGGCTGGCTGGCGCTGCTCGGCGCCGTCCTGGCCGTCGGCGGGCTCGTCGGCCTGGTCTACGCCGGGGTCGCCACTCTCACCTCGATGCTCCTGTTCGGCTGGCTGCTGCTCGTCGGCGGCATCGTGGCGCTGCTGCACGCCGTGCAGTCGCGGGGCACCAGCTTCTTCTGGCTCGGCGTGGTCGTCGCCGCGCTGAACCTCGCGGCGGGCGTCGTCGTCATCCGCAGGCCCGACGTGGCCGCCGAGGCGCTGACGATGTTCGCGGCGCTCCTCTTCCTCACCGGCGGGGTGTTCCGGCTTGTGGGCAGCCTGGTGGTGCGCGGCCCGCAGATGGCCGTGACGCTGCTGCAAGGCGCCTTCGGCGTCCTGCTCGGCGTCCTCGTGCTCGCCGGGTGGCCGAGCAGCAGCCAGTACGTCATCGGCTGCTTCTTCTCGCTCGCGCTGCTCTTCGACGGCCTGGGACTGCTGGCCACGGGCATCGGCGCCCGGCGCATCATCAGCCTGGTGTCGGACCGCGTGGGCGCCGACGGCGGCGGGGCCCAGGAAGCCGTACAACCTGAAGAACCTGTGAAGGCAGCACAAGAAGGGCAGGACCAGTCGCGCAACTGA
- a CDS encoding ATP-binding protein: protein MVTIEREGGDRAMGNDGRAPGPLPRGSGRVPYEGVWRFTAPAVDASVPQARHAVRDLLARQGVPAPDELVQGLLLIVSELVTNAVRHAALLSPTLAVEVAVGAEWVRVSVEDNHPYRPTALVADHGQTGGRGLLLVREITREAGGACDVEHTASGGKVIWAALPLKPNTA, encoded by the coding sequence GTGGTGACAATCGAGCGCGAGGGCGGCGACCGGGCGATGGGGAACGACGGGAGGGCGCCGGGCCCGCTCCCCCGGGGCAGCGGGCGAGTGCCGTACGAAGGGGTGTGGCGGTTCACCGCGCCCGCCGTCGACGCGTCCGTGCCCCAGGCGCGGCACGCGGTGCGCGACCTGCTGGCGCGCCAGGGCGTACCGGCCCCCGACGAGCTGGTGCAGGGTCTGCTGTTGATCGTCTCCGAGCTGGTCACCAACGCGGTGCGGCACGCGGCGCTGCTGTCGCCCACGCTCGCCGTGGAGGTCGCGGTCGGCGCCGAGTGGGTGCGGGTGTCCGTCGAGGACAACCACCCCTACCGCCCGACCGCCCTGGTGGCCGATCACGGCCAGACCGGCGGGCGCGGGCTGCTCCTGGTGCGGGAGATCACCCGCGAGGCGGGCGGCGCCTGCGACGTCGAGCACACGGCGAGCGGGGGCAAGGTCATCTGGGCGGCCCTGCCCCTGAAGCCGAACACCGCCTAG
- the idi gene encoding isopentenyl-diphosphate Delta-isomerase → MPITPATAAHSSSNGTGETIMLELVDEDGRTIGTAEKLAAHQAPGQLHRAFSVFLFDEQGRLLLQQRALGKYHSPGVWSNTCCGHPYPGEAPFAAAARRTFEELGVSPSLLAEAGTVRYNHPDPESGLVEQEYNHLFVGMVQADLRPDPAEVGETVFVTADELAERHAKGPFSAWFMTVLDAARPAIKELTGPGAGW, encoded by the coding sequence ATGCCGATCACACCTGCCACCGCGGCGCACAGCTCGTCGAACGGCACCGGAGAGACAATCATGCTCGAGCTCGTCGACGAGGACGGCAGGACCATCGGCACGGCGGAGAAGCTGGCCGCGCACCAGGCCCCCGGACAGCTGCACCGGGCGTTCTCCGTCTTCCTCTTCGACGAGCAGGGGCGGCTGCTGCTCCAGCAGCGCGCGCTCGGCAAGTACCACTCCCCCGGCGTGTGGTCCAACACCTGCTGCGGCCACCCGTACCCCGGCGAGGCGCCGTTCGCGGCGGCGGCCCGGCGCACCTTCGAGGAGCTGGGCGTCTCCCCGTCGCTGCTCGCCGAGGCGGGCACGGTCCGCTACAACCACCCGGACCCGGAGTCGGGCCTGGTGGAGCAGGAGTACAACCACCTGTTCGTCGGCATGGTGCAGGCCGATCTGCGCCCGGACCCGGCCGAGGTGGGCGAGACGGTGTTCGTGACGGCCGACGAGCTGGCCGAGCGGCACGCCAAGGGGCCGTTCTCCGCGTGGTTCATGACGGTCCTGGACGCGGCGCGGCCCGCCATCAAGGAGCTGACGGGCCCGGGCGCGGGCTGGTAG
- a CDS encoding cation diffusion facilitator family transporter codes for MGAGHDHGHAPPTNGTVTAGYKGRLRIALSITITVMLVEIVGGVVADSLALIADATHMATDAVGLGMALLAIHFAGRPASDSRTFGYARAEILAALANCLLLLGVGGYVLYEAIQRFVTPSETAGGLTIVFGLIGLAANLVSLLLLMRGQKDSLNVRGAFLEVLADALGSVAVLVSAVVILLTGWQAADPIASIVIGLMIVPRTWKLLRDTLNVLLEAAPKGVDMAEVRSHILALPGVEDVHDLHAWTITSGMPVLSAHVVVSPETLSAVGHEKMLHALQGCLGDHFDVEHCTFQLEPGGHAEHEPKLCH; via the coding sequence ATGGGGGCTGGACACGACCACGGCCACGCGCCGCCGACGAACGGCACCGTGACGGCCGGCTACAAGGGCCGGCTGCGCATCGCCCTGTCCATCACCATCACCGTGATGCTGGTGGAGATCGTCGGCGGCGTCGTCGCGGATTCGCTCGCACTGATCGCGGATGCGACGCACATGGCCACCGACGCCGTCGGGCTCGGCATGGCGCTGCTCGCGATCCACTTCGCGGGCCGCCCCGCGAGCGACAGCCGCACCTTCGGCTACGCCCGCGCGGAGATCCTCGCCGCGCTCGCCAACTGTCTGCTCCTGCTCGGCGTCGGCGGCTATGTGCTGTACGAGGCGATCCAGCGGTTCGTCACGCCGTCCGAGACCGCGGGCGGCCTGACCATCGTCTTCGGCCTCATCGGCCTGGCGGCGAACCTCGTCTCGCTGCTCCTGCTGATGCGCGGCCAGAAGGACAGCCTCAATGTGCGCGGCGCCTTCCTGGAGGTCCTCGCGGACGCGCTCGGCTCGGTGGCGGTCCTGGTGTCGGCCGTCGTCATCCTGCTGACCGGCTGGCAGGCCGCCGACCCGATCGCCTCCATCGTGATCGGCCTCATGATCGTGCCGCGCACCTGGAAGCTGCTGCGGGACACCCTGAACGTCCTGCTGGAAGCGGCTCCCAAGGGCGTGGACATGGCCGAGGTGCGGAGCCACATCCTGGCCCTGCCCGGGGTCGAGGACGTCCACGACCTGCACGCCTGGACCATCACCTCGGGCATGCCGGTGCTCTCCGCCCACGTCGTGGTGAGCCCCGAGACGCTCAGCGCCGTCGGCCACGAGAAGATGCTGCACGCCCTCCAGGGCTGCCTGGGCGACCACTTCGACGTCGAGCACTGCACGTTCCAGCTGGAGCCCGGCGGCCACGCGGAGCACGAGCCGAAGCTCTGTCACTGA